The proteins below are encoded in one region of Neodiprion virginianus isolate iyNeoVirg1 chromosome 7, iyNeoVirg1.1, whole genome shotgun sequence:
- the LOC124309489 gene encoding pro-resilin-like, which produces MHRRLEPGYKTVTVNRAAAVLKVRLGAHTLEPADHFRSHNSDPPARHRTIFLLPLLVAVLADPQGPAYLPPTGNSPGRPAAGHPDEWAGDPANYEFSYEVQDAASGLDFGHREMRKDDEATGSYHVLLPDGRTQIVDYVADGGGYRPMVRYEGTASFPAPGGQSGSGEGYRY; this is translated from the exons ATGCACCGCAGGCTCGAACCTGGATATAAAACTGTAACGGTGAATCGGGCCGCAGCGGTACTGAAAGTGAGACTCGGCGCTCACAC ACTCGAACCAGCGGACCATTTTCGTTCTCACAATTCAGACCCACCTGCGAGACACAGG ACGATTTTCTTGTTGCCGTTACTGGTGGCAGTTCTGGCCGATCCCCAAGGACCCGCGTACCTTCCACCGACTGGGAATTCACCGGGAAGACCTGCCGCCGGCCATCCCGACGAATGGGCTGGC GATCCGGCGAACTACGAATTCTCGTACGAGGTTCAGGACGCAGCATCGGGTCTGGACTTCGGTCACCGGGAAATGCGGAAGGACGACGAGGCGACCGGAAGCTACCACGTTCTACTGCCGGATGGTAGAACCCAGATAGTCGACTACGTTGCAGACGGCGGTGGGTATCGTCCGATGGTCCGCTACGAGGGAACAGCCTCGTTTCCGGCTCCAGGTGGTCAAAGCGGAAGTGGCGAGGGTTACAGATACTAG
- the LOC124308753 gene encoding pro-resilin isoform X1 — translation MFKCVLATAIMALALARPEPPVNSYLPPGRGGQNGGGGSPGFGGSGGPPSDQYGPPGFGGGGSSGGGGGPPSNQYGAPGFGGGSGPSGGGKPSSSYGPPGTGGNGGGNGFGGGNGGNGGGRPSSSYGAPGGAGGNGGGFGGDGSGSGNGNSGSRPSSSYGAPGGPGSNGGGFGGNGGNGGGRPSSSYGAPGGPGSNGGGFGGGNGGGNGGGSGGGRPSSNYGAPSGLGGNGGSFGGGNGGGNGGGSGGGRPSSSYGAPGGPGSNGGGFGGGNGGGNGGGSGGGRPSSSYGAPGGPGSNGGRFGGGNGGGNGGGSGGGRPSSSYGAPGEPGSNGGGFGGGNGGGRPSSSYGAPGGAGGAGGNGGSRPSSSYGAPGAGGNGGGFGGGSNGNGNGGSGAGRPSSSYGAPGAGGNGGGFGGGNPSDSYGAPAAGANRGGGGGADGYASGVPGGNGGGFGNGGSSGGGGSGYGSEGGEDGGNEPAKYEFSYEVKDDESGSNFGHTETRDGDRAQGEFNVLLPDGRKQIVEYEADQDGFKPQIRYEGEAGSEGYGSGGPGENGGNGGSGSGGNGGYPSGGPGSNGGGNDGYSSGGPGSNGGGNGGYSSGGPGGNGGGNGGYSSGGPGSNGGGSGGYSSGRPGGSGFGGGNGNGNGNGNGNGGYSSGGSSGGNGGGFGGGGNGGYPSGGPSGNGGNGGFGGGRGGGGGGGGNGNGGYSSGGPSSGNGGGNGGGYPSGSGGDAAANGGYQY, via the exons ATGTTCAAG TGTGTCCTAGCCACCGCCATAATGGCGTTGGCTCTAGCGCGGCCAGAGCCGCCGGTGAATTCGTATCTGCCACCGGGTCGAGGTGGACAAAACGGTGGCGGCGGGTCCCCAGGTTTTGGCGGCAGCGGTGGACCGCCGTCGGATCAATACGGTCCACCAGGTTTTGGAGGCGGCGGTAGTTCCGGGGGCGGTGGTGGTCCCCCGTCAAACCAGTATGGAGCACCAGGTTTTGGAGGTGGCAGCGGTCCTTCTGGTGGTGGCAAGCCATCTAGCAGCTACGGACCGCCTGGTACAGGTGGTAACGGTGGTGGAAATGGATTTGGAGGTGGTAATGGCGGAAATGGAGGCGGTAGACCATCGAGCAGCTACGGCGCACCCGGCGGCGCTGGCGGTAACGGAGGTGGGTTTGGAGGAGATGGAAGCGGAAGTGGAAATGGAAATAGCGGTAGCAGACCATCGAGCTCCTACGGTGCGCCAGGTGGACCAGGAAGTAACGGGGGTGGGTTCGGTGGAAATGGTGGAAACGGAGGTGGCAGACCATCGAGCAGCTACGGAGCTCCGGGTGGACCGGGAAGCAACGGCGGAGGTTTCGGAGGTGGAAACGGTGGTGGTAATGGTGGCGGAAGCGGAGGTGGTAGACCATCGAGCAATTATGGAGCTCCAAGTGGGTTAGGAGGCAACGGCGGAAGCTTTGGAGGTGGAAACGGTGGTGGAAACGGTGGCGGAAGCGGAGGTGGTAGACCATCGAGCAGCTACGGAGCTCCGGGTGGACCAGGAAGCAACGGCGGAGGCTTCGGAGGTGGAAACGGTGGCGGAAACGGTGGTGGAAGCGGAGGTGGTAGGCCATCAAGCAGCTACGGAGCTCCAGGTGGGCCAGGAAGCAACGGTGGACGTTTCGGAGGTGGAAATGGAGGTGGAAATGGAGGCGGAAGCGGAGGTGGTAGGCCATCAAGCAGCTACGGAGCTCCAGGTGAGCCAGGAAGCAACGGTGGAGGTTTCGGAGGTGGAAATGGAGGCGGTAGGCCATCAAGTAGCTACGGAGCGCCAGGAGGTGCTGGAGGTGCTGGAGGCAACGGAGGAAGTAGACCATCGAGTAGTTACGGAGCCCCTGGTGCCGGAGGCAACGGTGGTGGATTTGGAGGAGGTAGCAACGGTAATGGAAATGGAGGAAGCGGAGCTGGCCGACCATCGAGCAGCTACGGTGCTCCTGGCGCGGGAGGAAATGGAGGTGGATTCGGAGGTGGCAATCCTTCTGACAGCTATGGAGCCCCTGCTGCAGGTGCCAACAGAGGCGGCGGTGGAGGAGCCGATGGTTACGCATCTGGTGTGCCCGGAGGAAACGGCGGAGGATTTGGAAATGGTGGTAGCAGCGGAGGTGGTGGGAGCGGATACGGCAGCGAGGGCGGTGAAGATGGTGGAAAC gaACCGGCGAAGTACGAGTTCTCCTACGAAGTAAAGGACGACGAGTCCGGCAGCAACTTTGGACACACCGAAACTCGTGATGGCGACAGAGCTCAGGGTGAATTCAACGTCCTCCTTCCCGACGGCAGGAAACAGATAGTCGAATACGAGGCTGATCAGGACGGATTCAAACCTCAAATAAGGTACGAAGGTGAGGCTGGATCCGAGGGTTACGGCTCCGGTGGACCAGGCGAAAATGGCGGCAACGGAGGTTCCGGTTCCGGTGGAAACGGCGGTTACCCCTCCGGTGGGCCGGGTAGCAACGGAGGCGGAAACGATGGATACTCTTCCGGAGGACCCGGAAGCAACGGAGGCGGAAACGGTGGATACTCTTCCGGAGGACCCGGAGGCAACGGAGGCGGAAACGGTGGATATTCTTCTGGAGGACCTGGTAGCAACGGAGGTGGAAGCGGTGGATACTCTTCTGGAAGACCCGGAGGCAGCGGATTCGGCGGAGGTAACGGAAACGGAAACGGAAACGGGAACGGTAACGGGGGCTACTCTTCGGGTGGTTCAAGTGGCGGTAACGGCGGAGGATTCGGAGGCGGCGGAAACG GCGGTTACCCGTCCGGCGGACCATCAGGAAACGGTGGAAACGGTGGATTCGGAGGCGGACgaggcggtggtggtggtggaggCGGAAACGGGAATGGTGGCTACTCTTCCGGGGGTCCGAGCAGCGGTAACGGGGGTGGAAACGGGGGCGGTTACCCGTCGGGGAGCGGAGGTGACGCGGCGGCTAACGGAGGTTATCAATACTAA
- the LOC124308753 gene encoding pro-resilin isoform X2 yields the protein MFKCVLATAIMALALARPEPPVNSYLPPGRGGQNGGGGSPGFGGSGGPPSDQYGPPGFGGGGSSGGGGGPPSNQYGAPGFGGGSGPSGGGKPSSSYGPPGTGGNGGGNGFGGGNGGNGGGRPSSSYGAPGGAGGNGGGFGGDGSGSGNGNSGSRPSSSYGAPGGPGSNGGGFGGNGGNGGGRPSSSYGAPGGPGSNGGGFGGGNGGGNGGGSGGGRPSSNYGAPSGLGGNGGSFGGGNGGGNGGGSGGGRPSSSYGAPGGPGSNGGGFGGGNGGGNGGGSGGGRPSSSYGAPGGPGSNGGRFGGGNGGGRPSSSYGAPGGAGGAGGNGGSRPSSSYGAPGAGGNGGGFGGGSNGNGNGGSGAGRPSSSYGAPGAGGNGGGFGGGNPSDSYGAPAAGANRGGGGGADGYASGVPGGNGGGFGNGGSSGGGGSGYGSEGGEDGGNEPAKYEFSYEVKDDESGSNFGHTETRDGDRAQGEFNVLLPDGRKQIVEYEADQDGFKPQIRYEGEAGSEGYGSGGPGENGGNGGSGSGGNGGYPSGGPGSNGGGNDGYSSGGPGSNGGGNGGYSSGGPGGNGGGNGGYSSGGPGSNGGGSGGYSSGRPGGSGFGGGNGNGNGNGNGNGGYSSGGSSGGNGGGFGGGGNGGYPSGGPSGNGGNGGFGGGRGGGGGGGGNGNGGYSSGGPSSGNGGGNGGGYPSGSGGDAAANGGYQY from the exons ATGTTCAAG TGTGTCCTAGCCACCGCCATAATGGCGTTGGCTCTAGCGCGGCCAGAGCCGCCGGTGAATTCGTATCTGCCACCGGGTCGAGGTGGACAAAACGGTGGCGGCGGGTCCCCAGGTTTTGGCGGCAGCGGTGGACCGCCGTCGGATCAATACGGTCCACCAGGTTTTGGAGGCGGCGGTAGTTCCGGGGGCGGTGGTGGTCCCCCGTCAAACCAGTATGGAGCACCAGGTTTTGGAGGTGGCAGCGGTCCTTCTGGTGGTGGCAAGCCATCTAGCAGCTACGGACCGCCTGGTACAGGTGGTAACGGTGGTGGAAATGGATTTGGAGGTGGTAATGGCGGAAATGGAGGCGGTAGACCATCGAGCAGCTACGGCGCACCCGGCGGCGCTGGCGGTAACGGAGGTGGGTTTGGAGGAGATGGAAGCGGAAGTGGAAATGGAAATAGCGGTAGCAGACCATCGAGCTCCTACGGTGCGCCAGGTGGACCAGGAAGTAACGGGGGTGGGTTCGGTGGAAATGGTGGAAACGGAGGTGGCAGACCATCGAGCAGCTACGGAGCTCCGGGTGGACCGGGAAGCAACGGCGGAGGTTTCGGAGGTGGAAACGGTGGTGGTAATGGTGGCGGAAGCGGAGGTGGTAGACCATCGAGCAATTATGGAGCTCCAAGTGGGTTAGGAGGCAACGGCGGAAGCTTTGGAGGTGGAAACGGTGGTGGAAACGGTGGCGGAAGCGGAGGTGGTAGACCATCGAGCAGCTACGGAGCTCCGGGTGGACCAGGAAGCAACGGCGGAGGCTTCGGAGGTGGAAACGGTGGCGGAAACGGTGGTGGAAGCGGAGGTGGTAGGCCATCAAGCAGCTACGGAGCTCCAGGTGGGCCAGGAAGCAACGGTGGAC GTTTCGGAGGTGGAAATGGAGGCGGTAGGCCATCAAGTAGCTACGGAGCGCCAGGAGGTGCTGGAGGTGCTGGAGGCAACGGAGGAAGTAGACCATCGAGTAGTTACGGAGCCCCTGGTGCCGGAGGCAACGGTGGTGGATTTGGAGGAGGTAGCAACGGTAATGGAAATGGAGGAAGCGGAGCTGGCCGACCATCGAGCAGCTACGGTGCTCCTGGCGCGGGAGGAAATGGAGGTGGATTCGGAGGTGGCAATCCTTCTGACAGCTATGGAGCCCCTGCTGCAGGTGCCAACAGAGGCGGCGGTGGAGGAGCCGATGGTTACGCATCTGGTGTGCCCGGAGGAAACGGCGGAGGATTTGGAAATGGTGGTAGCAGCGGAGGTGGTGGGAGCGGATACGGCAGCGAGGGCGGTGAAGATGGTGGAAAC gaACCGGCGAAGTACGAGTTCTCCTACGAAGTAAAGGACGACGAGTCCGGCAGCAACTTTGGACACACCGAAACTCGTGATGGCGACAGAGCTCAGGGTGAATTCAACGTCCTCCTTCCCGACGGCAGGAAACAGATAGTCGAATACGAGGCTGATCAGGACGGATTCAAACCTCAAATAAGGTACGAAGGTGAGGCTGGATCCGAGGGTTACGGCTCCGGTGGACCAGGCGAAAATGGCGGCAACGGAGGTTCCGGTTCCGGTGGAAACGGCGGTTACCCCTCCGGTGGGCCGGGTAGCAACGGAGGCGGAAACGATGGATACTCTTCCGGAGGACCCGGAAGCAACGGAGGCGGAAACGGTGGATACTCTTCCGGAGGACCCGGAGGCAACGGAGGCGGAAACGGTGGATATTCTTCTGGAGGACCTGGTAGCAACGGAGGTGGAAGCGGTGGATACTCTTCTGGAAGACCCGGAGGCAGCGGATTCGGCGGAGGTAACGGAAACGGAAACGGAAACGGGAACGGTAACGGGGGCTACTCTTCGGGTGGTTCAAGTGGCGGTAACGGCGGAGGATTCGGAGGCGGCGGAAACG GCGGTTACCCGTCCGGCGGACCATCAGGAAACGGTGGAAACGGTGGATTCGGAGGCGGACgaggcggtggtggtggtggaggCGGAAACGGGAATGGTGGCTACTCTTCCGGGGGTCCGAGCAGCGGTAACGGGGGTGGAAACGGGGGCGGTTACCCGTCGGGGAGCGGAGGTGACGCGGCGGCTAACGGAGGTTATCAATACTAA